From a region of the Archocentrus centrarchus isolate MPI-CPG fArcCen1 chromosome 18, fArcCen1, whole genome shotgun sequence genome:
- the arhgef15b gene encoding rho guanine nucleotide exchange factor 15, translated as MSVQEPPMSTLPIKPEAKPKPEIPPKPQPGSPPLGERGSNIRRSGGKVKRIVNKFSKQESNEKAEPAANGTAEIKPGKRPKRAPTTKPKPRVNLHLQKEAGQAPPLPVKKSRLLRKQKPLVGGEEGDGSSVEGGRSEPDGKEVEAELTGRDEVEVEHSQDSPASPCCAPSCSCICHLQRPGMKLIWVAVNVEDVGQEDGGGEDDDSDGVEQRAEDEVEWEVGEAECGDEVDGDAGDTEETFAIEEVEVPKQEKAKFHETLNAVIADGQRRRSDPGPHAVLTSLAVTLSESPPIPPKRTQSPQIHQGTVQNEDENIYEATLPIICLTPEKRVECKEQDIPVIRVRKPACRTRQTSSLSDPTSEFLNGAEPISSPEDGPPPIPERKPFSKDSRSLTPLAWGGVPLVLPAMDEGRFLQPSSPSGSTGTRLSPQRANTPPPQLTPPHRPAPPPPKAKHRRHSSASVQFLTLKKGEENGENEDEKEDIGEEKSNSLRRGFGLSWESRLLDEPLYQTYRASVITKEIRRQTVCRNISKTSADYAMDHPGRRSGAGTGNGTGSGGPRGSPVPSPSQNTLWQELPNVRDSGVLEKLSPAECKYQESMFEVLTSEASYLRSLRVLTEHFMESRELEETMIIRDRKTLFSNILRIREVSERFLKDLEDRIFKDLVFADICDIIHYHAQHNFPAYIDYVRNQIYQEKIFSELMKNNTQFNAVITRLQESHHCQRLPFVSFLLLPFQRITRIKMLIENILKRTKEGTKEEQTASKALTSVSKIIDECNTEVGKMKQMEELIHISKTLEFDKLKAIPIISQTRFLEKKGELQEMSRGGTLFNMRAKFNPVYFFLFNDLLVITAKKGAERFVVLDHAHRSLVQVQPAEESGSSGGPYEHCFSLTLLENHQGRMLERLIKAPSQSDMHRWMAAFPNPANPDRDDTEVIYEDWDCPQVQCVEQYIAQQADELNLEPTEIINIIRKTNEGWYEGTRLSDGQKGWFPVMNVIEITNEHVRRRNLRERYRVMQAAAFVANSKTRTLQ; from the exons ATGTCCGTCCAAGAACCGCCGATGTCCACTTTACCCATCAAACCTGAGGCCAAGCCAAAACCGGAGATCCCTCCAAAACCACAACCCGGCTCCCCTCCTCTGGGAGAGAGGGGCAGCAACATTAGACGCTCTGGAGGGAAGGTCAAGAGGATTGTGAACAAGTTCAGCAAACAGGAGTCCAATGAAAAGGCGGAACCAGCCGCCAATGGTACTGCAGAAATCAAGCCAGGTAAACGGCCAAAGAGGGCGCCTACGACAAAGCCCAAACCCCGAGTGAATCTTCATCTTCAGAAAGAGGCAGGGCAGGCGCCGCCACTACCAGTAAAGAAGAGCCGCCTCCTGAGGAAACAGAAGCCCCTtgtgggaggagaggagggagacggCAGCAGTGTGGAAGGAGGCCGATCAG AGCCTGATGGAAAGGAGGTGGAAGCTGAGCTCACTGGACGAGATGAAGTGGAGGTGGAGCACAGTCAAGACAGCCCTGCCAGTCCCTGCTGCGCCCCGAGCTGCAGCTGCATCTGCCACCTCCAGCGGCCTGGCATGAAACTAATATGGGTTGCTGTGAACGTGGAAGATGTTGGGCAGGAGGATGGAGGTGGAGAGGACGATGACTCTGATGGGGTGGAGCAGAGGGCGGAGGATGAGGTGGAGTGGGAAGTTGGTGAAGCAGAGTGTGGAGATGAAGTGGACGGCGACGCAGGGGACACAGAGGAGACTTTTGCGATTGAGGAAGTTGAGGTACCGAAACAAGAAAAAGCAAAGTTCCACGAGACGTTGAATGCTGTGATTGCGGACGGCCAAAGGAGGCGTTCGGACCCGGGTCCTCATGCTGTTCTCACCTCGCTTGCTGTCACTCTCTCTGAGTCTCCCCCCATTCCCCCAAAACGTACTCAATCACCACAAATCCACCAAGGAACTGTCCAAAATGAGGACGAGAATATTTATGAGGCCACGCTTCCAATAATTTGCCTCACTCCTGAAAAAAGAGTCGAGTGTAAGGAGCAGGATATTCCTGTGATCAGAGTGCGCAAACCGGCCTGTCGGACCAGACAGACCAGCAGCCTGTCAGATCCCACATCCGAATTTCTGAATGGCGCAGAACCTATATCGAGCCCAGAAGACGGTCCGCCTCCTATCCCGGAGAGGAAACCTTTTAGCAAGGACAGTCGCAGCCTCACGCCACTGGCCTGGGGCGGCGTTCCCCTGGTCCTGCCCGCAATGGATGAGGGTCGTTTCTTGCAGCCCTCGTCCCCCAGCGGCTCCACTGGCACCAGGCTGAGTCCCCAACGGGCTAACACTCCACCCCCACAACTCACCCCACCTCACAGACccgcaccaccaccaccaaaggCCAAACACAGGAGGCACAGCAGTGCGTCGGTGCAATTCCTCACACTGAAAAAAG GAGAGGAGAATGGAGAGAATGAGGATGAGAAAGAAGACATAGGAGAAGAAAA GAGCAATTCTCTCAGGAGGGGGTTTGGGCTCAGTTGGGAGTCCCGTCTGCTGGATG AACCTCTCTACCAGACGTACCGAGCTTCTGTCATCACAAAGGAGATCCGCCGCCAGACAGTTTGCCGTAACATCAGCAAAACTAGTGCGGACTATGCCATGGACCACCCCGGCCGCCGCTCTGGAGCTGGGACCGGAAACGGAACTGGCAGCGGAGGCCCGAGGGGCAGCCCTGTGCCCTCACCGAGTCAGAACACTCTGTGGCAGGAACTTCCAAATGTGCGGGACAGTGGAGTGCTGGAAAAACTGAGCCCCGCGGAGTGCAAGTACCAGGAG AGTATGTTTGAGGTCCTGACATCAGAGGCCTCTTATCTTCGATCCCTTCGTGTGCTCACCGAACACTTCATGGAGAGTCGGGAGCTGGAAGAGACAATGATCATCAGAGACAGGAAGACCCTCTTCTCCAACATCCTGAGGATCCGCGAGGTCAGCGAGAG GTTCTTGAAAGATTTGGAGGACCGCATATTTAAGGACCTGGTCTTCGCTGACATTTGTGACATTATCCACTATCACGCCCAGCACAACTTCCCTGCCTACATCGACTACGTCCGCAACCAGATCTACCAGGAGAAAATCTTCTCTGAGCTTAT GAAGAACAACACTCAGTTCAATGCAGTCATCACTCGCCTCCAAGAGTCGCATCATTGCCAGCGACTGCCCTTTGTTTCCTTCTTATTGCTGCCCTTCCAGCGAATAACACGCATCAAAATGCTCATTGAG AACATCCTGAAGAGGACAAAAGAGGGGACGAAAGAGGAGCAGACAGCCTCAAAGGCTTTGACCTCTGTTTCCAAG ATCATTGACGAGTGTAACACAGAGGTGGGGAAGATGAAACAGATGGAGGAGCTGATTCATATCTCTAAAACACTGGAGTTTGATAAACtcaag GCCATCCCGATCATCTCCCAGACTCGATTTCTGGAGAAGAAGGGAGAGCTCCAGGAAATGTCCAGAGGAGGAACTCTCTTCAACATGAGGGCAAAGTTCAATCCCGTCTACTTCTTCCTTTTCAACGACCTGCTCGTCATCACTGCCAAGAAGGG CGCGGAGCGTTTTGTGGTGCTGGACCACGCTCATCGCTCTCTGGTGCAAGTGCAGCCGGCAGAAGAAAGCGGGAGCAGCGGAGGCCCCTACGAGCACTGCTTCAGCCTCACGCTGCTGGAGAACCACCAGGGACGCATGTTGGAGCGGCTCATTAAAGCTCCTTCTCA GTCAGACATGCACAGGTGGATGGCAGCTTTCCCCAACCCCGCCAACCCAGACAGAGATGATACAGAAGTGATTTATGAGGACTGGG ACTGTCctcaggtgcagtgtgtggaGCAGTACATCGCCCAGCAAGCAGACGAACTTAACCTGGAGCCCACTGAGATCATCAACATCATCCGGAAAAccaatgagg GCTGGTATGAAGGAACCCGCCTGTCAGATGGTCAGAAGGGCTGGTTCCCCGTAATGAACGTCATAGAGATCACCAACGAACACGTGAGGCGGCGAAACCTCCGGGAGCGCTACAGGGTCATGCAGGCAGCGGCCTTTGTTGCAAACAGCAAGACCCGCACCCTTCAGTAG